A window from Pseudomonadota bacterium encodes these proteins:
- a CDS encoding TonB-dependent receptor, with the protein MGLIKPFLLTLFVFVLTPALVVAADHGHGGDLDLGAMVVTAERIDEYVRNHPQQVERLDDAEIRSRNMLSVEEALGVMPGVEVKRSAGVGSRISIRGSGKSGGVLVLFNGRPLNSNQYGGVDLSAIPVEIVGSITVFKPPVPVWLGPGGSDGIINITTAAADPGRPRDSAPATRLRLAGGSYGLAQGSVSHRRPLAQGSVMLSANGSHRDGKRQNNDRDSGGCTLHWDRDLGGGRRLEIDGRGYLAENGSPGPLDNSTPDARQRYRKTSFDSRFSGLFGGAADYSLNLYGDWINLEDRSQSGYTASLDDCKLGLKGESSWEAGDGAWSLRFSGICERDEIDHSLSGEHHRVTAGLGAQLDRRFGAWVLTGGLRCDRSSDFDYGPGLSSGLSWSIGQGWMAKLNAGYSVKIPSFGQLFQPSHGSIDQVRGNPDLDEERIWSWDAAFEYRRDQEHRLQVTLFRVDTDDAIVYFRDERLIFQPVNADRCWRHGLELTAKWALGTNLSFDGSVIIQDSEIKDHGGELPYTPRVKIDLTFSARPPLAGLRWETTLRYCSRQYSESENDPAQRLDDYLTVDLKSVYPLKLQGLTAEWFVTVENLFDADFEIHYGYPDDGLRALTGLNLTF; encoded by the coding sequence ATGGGATTGATTAAACCTTTCCTGCTGACGCTATTTGTTTTTGTTCTCACCCCGGCCCTGGTTGTTGCGGCCGATCACGGCCACGGCGGCGATCTCGATCTGGGGGCTATGGTGGTGACCGCCGAACGGATCGACGAATATGTCCGCAACCATCCGCAGCAGGTCGAGCGCCTTGATGATGCCGAAATCCGGAGCCGCAACATGCTTAGTGTCGAAGAGGCCCTGGGCGTCATGCCCGGGGTCGAGGTCAAGCGCAGTGCCGGGGTCGGCTCGCGGATTTCGATCCGTGGTTCAGGTAAGTCCGGCGGGGTTCTGGTGCTGTTCAACGGCCGGCCCCTGAACAGCAACCAGTACGGCGGGGTCGATTTGTCGGCGATTCCGGTAGAAATTGTCGGCTCGATTACGGTTTTCAAGCCGCCGGTGCCGGTCTGGCTGGGTCCCGGCGGCAGTGATGGGATTATCAATATCACCACGGCGGCAGCGGATCCAGGTCGCCCGCGTGACTCGGCCCCGGCCACCCGTTTAAGATTGGCCGGCGGCAGCTACGGTCTGGCTCAGGGCAGTGTCAGCCATCGCCGGCCGCTGGCTCAGGGCAGTGTGATGCTCAGCGCCAACGGCAGCCATCGTGACGGCAAACGGCAAAATAACGACCGCGACAGCGGCGGTTGTACCCTACACTGGGATCGCGATCTGGGCGGCGGCCGGCGTCTGGAAATCGACGGGCGTGGTTATCTGGCCGAAAACGGCTCGCCCGGGCCCCTCGATAATTCGACCCCTGATGCCCGGCAGCGCTATCGTAAGACCAGTTTCGATTCCCGTTTCAGTGGTCTCTTCGGCGGGGCGGCGGATTATTCACTGAACTTATACGGGGACTGGATCAATCTTGAGGACCGCAGCCAGAGTGGCTACACCGCAAGTCTCGATGATTGCAAGTTGGGGCTGAAAGGGGAAAGCAGCTGGGAGGCTGGTGACGGAGCCTGGAGCCTGCGTTTCAGCGGTATCTGCGAGCGCGATGAAATTGACCATTCCCTTTCCGGTGAACATCATCGGGTCACGGCCGGGCTCGGCGCCCAACTCGATCGTCGATTCGGGGCCTGGGTTTTGACCGGGGGGCTGCGTTGCGATCGCAGCAGTGATTTTGACTATGGCCCCGGGCTTTCGTCCGGTTTGAGCTGGAGCATCGGCCAGGGCTGGATGGCTAAATTGAACGCCGGCTACAGCGTCAAGATCCCTTCTTTCGGCCAGTTGTTTCAACCCAGCCACGGTAGTATCGATCAGGTGCGAGGTAATCCTGACCTTGACGAAGAGCGTATCTGGTCCTGGGATGCCGCGTTCGAGTATCGCCGGGATCAGGAGCATCGCCTGCAGGTGACTCTGTTCCGGGTCGATACCGACGACGCGATTGTCTACTTTCGTGATGAGCGGCTGATTTTTCAACCCGTCAATGCCGACCGCTGTTGGCGGCACGGCCTTGAATTAACGGCCAAATGGGCTCTCGGAACCAACCTGTCGTTTGACGGCAGTGTTATCATTCAGGATTCTGAGATCAAAGACCATGGCGGCGAGCTGCCCTATACCCCAAGGGTCAAGATCGATCTGACCTTCAGCGCCCGGCCCCCGCTTGCCGGCCTGCGCTGGGAAACCACGCTCCGCTACTGTTCGCGCCAATACAGTGAGTCGGAAAATGATCCTGCTCAGCGGCTGGATGACTATCTGACGGTTGATCTCAAGTCCGTTTATCCTTTAAAGTTGCAAGGCCTGACGGCGGAATGGTTTGTCACCGTCGAGAACCTTTTCGATGCCGATTTTGAGATCCATTACGGTTACCCCGACGACGGCCTGCGGGCCCTGACCGGGTTGAATCTGACTTTTTAA